The genomic stretch ttgtagaaattactatcaaactaccttgcatatctatgatgatagcaaaattgcataatgataaaactaggagattatgttaattatgcaatgttggtatccaatgttgaacttggatatttcaaaaacttgcaacttgcacattgcaataggaagcaagagtcatgggcctacataagaaagctatcttgcgtttgctttcgaaatttttactagcttgtatgttgcaaaacttgctcactttttcaaaaactttgctagcttgcactttgtaaaggaagcaaaaatagcacttctctaaagagaagaaagaacttactattttgaacatcacaaaaatttgctaccttgcatgatgtaaaatttgctaagatcactatctcaaaagagttgctatctcaaaaaagcaaatgtgctatcttgtctatctcaaaatacaaagcatgctaacttgttacagaagcaaaattgctagcttcaaacattgcaaaggaagcaaaaatttgctatcttgaaacttgctagcatgtagtctaaagagaagcaattagttgttgtatcaagaaatgcaaacatgctaaacttacacatctttaattgctagattgcatgatgataaaatttgatactatgtttttcatgcaatgtatgaaactttttttctctaaacacataagagtaggaacttctcctttttgttgatgacaaagggggagaagtatattgatgacttcatgcattaaattgaatattttatatatttgcatgatggtttaaatgtttatcagaactagtgatgaatgttacttggatttgggataatccaagtgttctatcaatggcatattgatagggggagtttggttaaactccggggagttaaagttaactccgttagtcatcaattagttgtcatcataaaaaagggggagattgttgaatctcgtattttgatgatgaaactaattgataattatgtttatgtttaactgcattttgagtgatgcaggtctactcgatccggattaaacagttaacgcaggaggaattgacgttgtgccggaggagatcacgtcagggtattggatggcagaaggcttcggacgtcgggcgttcggccaaggagagtggaattgcgccaaggatattggggttgcggaggtcaaccgccgattgggcaacaagccgcaagagaggacgatgcaccgaagaatcggacgaagcaccaaccaatgacgtgccgggcaacagaatgtcaattcgcgttgtaataattgtctagatcggagtagagttttggcttatgtgtgcaggattaactacgataacgatgaagacataaagcgaaacaaaatgccggagtcaagcacgaaggattcgttgggaattcgagagttcgacggaagtccgaaggttcatcgggaatgctgccggaactagccgagaatgagtagggagcttgccgaagggtttttcggaagctcgccaaaaggttcgtcggaagttcacggagctcactgagaaagatcggagcttgccaaagaagctcattggaactcgccgagatcaaattgtgaagtctacgagcttatcgggagtccgcagaatggtttccgagagtttgtcggaagaccgccggaagttcgttggaagctcgtcgaaagaagtcttgacttgcagactttgtaatagcttagaaaatgtctttaaattcgtagttagcatgttacttagggttaggattaggtattaatcctataacccaagtaggggccaattgggcacgagtttggactggtttgggccaagtttggagcccaaactagtaagctgtaagggtctggcggtggcaccgcccagcacccgagagctgggcagtggcaccgcccagcactcaagaagtcgggcggtggcaccgctagtgcaacggtcgacaggccgtggcaccgccagccttgggaactcaagggaattcaaattttagagatcaaatttgaatcctcttggggtctataaatacccccaaattctcagcagagaacacaaccttttgagaagctagaagttgagaaaagctttaggaaaagtcttgttttcaatagcttgagtgttcacctcctttcttttcattgaaatctttgtaaaagggtgaaccacttgtaagaggttgtaagaggggtgtaagaaggaggttgatcttcgcctagtaaaggaagatcattagtggatgccggtggcctcgacggaagaggaatcggaggagtggatgtaggtcatgattgaccgaaccactataaactaccgtcttctctggtttgcattttattcttgccatttacatactgcaaactactttacttagtcactacgcttccatatgcttctaagtttttaagcttttcaagttcgattttttatcgtacgaaagatttttccaaaaccgaaattttaatcagctgcactaattcaccccccccctcttagtgccgctccgatcctaacaagagggggtcggcagagcatcgcaggctctaagcacataccctttaccatttctggcaaaggtccagaatatcccacagagcggtgttaggatcggagtggcactaagaggggggggtgaattagtgcagcggattaaaacttcgattttaacaaaatctttcgtacgttaagaacgaaacttgagaaatttaacttgaaggcgtattcttgaagttgcgcagcaagagtaataaggaactaaagcagtaagaagatttgcagtaatgtaaatgacaataataaagagcaaaccagagattatgccgatttttagagtggttcggtcaaatgacctactccacttgcgaggcccctcttcgatgaggctcccaccttccactagcaagtctcatgaaatggaagggtaaacacccctcttacaaccttttacatgcagctcaacctcttacaaattttcaataagaaagaaggagaactctctagcaaattgaaaacaagacttgctaagactttctaagacttttctctcaatcaaaatgcttctcaaaagttgtaacctcagctgagatttgaggggtatttataggcctcaagaggattcaaattttgggttccaaaatttgaattctcttagggttcccggtgctggaggttccaccgcccagccaggcggtgccaccgcccagcgctcgggtgctggacggtgcaaccgcccagccaaggaggtgtcaccgcccagcactcgggtgctgggcggtttcactgcccagccaggcggtgccaccgcttggctttccgattcattggtttggcttaattttagcccaaaccaaatctgactttgggcccagttggcccctaaccaggatataggattatctcttaatcctaatcctaattataggtgaactacataccacaaaaaaaacatcctaagcaagttttttaaccgcgaacgtcgagtcttgttccgacgagctttccgacgaacttcttccgacggactccctgcaagctcccaatctttgtgatgactttaacgagtagccgagccttcttggtgatctctgcgagcctccgatgatttcttcggcgaacttccgacacgttcccgatttcttctcggatggttccggcagcatctccgataatatgttttctggttatcgtagttaatcctgcatacttaactcaataatatggattagatcaattaacccaccaattgattatatcatcaaaatccgagattcaacaatctccccctttttgatgatgacaatcaattgatgacggagttaaacataactccccctatctatatgccatactatgAGAAgatataaaacacttgaattccatcccattggattcaagcataacccgataagttctaatcgtagaactttatcgttatcctcattaaacaatagtaagtacgaaacttcgatgaaaatcataagttaaatgatacgggactaattttgctacgacagaagataaagattttcaatataaatttcatgatatcaatcttgtgatattttcaaggatttgcaagtcatataagacattcatatcacatagaagataaagattttcaatgatatcaatataaattcatattagtcatgctatcgttctggtgtaagtcatcacttctccccctttgtcatcaacaaaaagagacaagccagctaattgatgatcatagaaaaaggtttagcatttatcaaagttcatcattcaaatttgccagaaatagtttatccaaaagacatcatcatctatgcagattaagacagtagttatctaaaggaaagatcagttatcgtacaatcgatgacaaacatgaacttgttttttaaaagcaaacagaacaaaataaaaagatacatcaatttaatccttaggaggtaatccacagtgctgatacatgatatctattttttcattcatctgtcgtagtgtcttcaaaatttcaacttgttgattctgaatttgttcttgctgtgatttgatcggagatagctccgccataatgatatctttagaggaggaaactgtcacgcccctcaaaatatccatgatttttaaaattttcgtcacagaccaatccaggatccaaactaacgtttgaggacactgaaaacattctattcatattcacatccataaaacctgtgcagtttataatcatatatcacatcactcgatatttcatatttatggcaacccaagccaacttgacaaacatgaacaacatttataaatccacaagctaaataatttatacaatcagaactccaactattcaccacaagttcatatcattataaattaggcttaacattcagaaattccaaataagagagatctcctaacactttgacacagtctatccatttcggttcatcgacaacatttcattacatacaaaacatacttatacaacaatagtataacaaccaacaagacttgcccataattctgaatagctatccactgcctcagcccaaatcaaacatctcgaagagtgacaagctgacctgaaaggtttatataacaacggagtgagccaaaaacggctcagcaagtgacaaagcatattcagaacaaaaggaatagtTTGAAGCGAGTAAGGTATCGTAATGCAaagcagaataccagaattctcaaggataccatctcaatagataccaaatcatacgtatcatgtcattcataacatatttgatccataacgaaaggagcatagagtaattggaacatatcaatggcagataggacatttcagaacatatcagctcatagcaaatggagcatagagtaatttggagcatatcaatggcagataggacaattcagaacatatcagttcatagcaaatggatcacagagtaatcggagcatatcaatggcagataggacatataagaacatatcagttcatagcaaatggatcacagagtaatcggagcatatcaatggcagataggacatataagaacatatcagttcatagcaaatggagcacagcgtaattggagcatatcagaaacaaaggaaacatatcaaagcttatcaatggcatataaaatgttccgaagcatatcaacggcatatggaacatttcgaaacaaaatcatcagggaatgaagcctttcagagcatatcggtacacatatcgtacaagagctcaaacgtcgtccttgacgttgcaatcatatcaatcttatccagagtatgaacagaaacaaactcaccaaaactctggatgtcatatcaaacatatagagggtgtagtgggatctcagtcagaatgtgattcatccatttatgaatgaccacctgacaaaagtctcccacgtctgggagctccatccacccacgtctaggtgaagtcaaagggggccggcagagcatcgcaggctctaatcacatacccatgtagcgggcaacaagcgcaaacagaatatccctcatagcgggaccccacatagcgggcaaatagcgcataccctttaccatttctggcaaaggtccagacaatcccacacaccagagtacaaaagggcagttttaacaataagcagcatatatcggaagcacatgcggaacaacaaagcgtacatgtgcctttacgagtcaatccgaagtaagcaataatctttcacaagtatattcagatttgaaaggaattgaaagcaagggcacatatggaatccaagcaatcacatataactcaattcaataagaatatttgatgaattcaatgtccaaaggaatgaaactggaataggcacatatcgaaagcaaatgcggaacaataggatatacatgtgcctatatgagtcaatacgatatagcataaacgttacacaacagttttcaagaatgcaaataattttaaggataagagcatacaagaattcaaagcagtaatataaagttcaattgaataagaaggctaaaggatatcaatttccaaaggaatgaaaccagaatatgagaaatcgaccaaagctcgatttctggcagaatacagaaggcacattgaacaaatgattcaaactatcaatcgtgctccaatttactcagaaataatcattggataatactttcagataagacaggcttcacatgaattgaactgtccaacagagagagttacaaataatttggtaagcaagtgtcgtagaacaaaatctctgttggcagaattcataatgtcagattcaacagataattggataggtgtttggattccaaatctttcaatccatatatcaaagaaaggtctacgagtctagtttccaatgaaatcaattttgaacaaatcagagtttccaacaaagacttataggcagctcggtatcgaaaggtcagaatatcagaagttgcacagattcgaatcgttacgtctaaacaggagatatatcaaatgcaaggctagaacaattcaaagttcctcatattcaaagcaaatgtagagataaaaatgacagtgaggaacgatcaggatacttgcaataggaaagattagagcaattataggaggaacgatcagggaacttgcaataagaaatatcagagcaattataggagaaacgatcaggggacttgcaataagaaatatcagagcaattataggagaaacgatcagggaacttgcaataagaaatatcagagcaattattggagaaacggtcagggaacttgcctttcaaggatttcgatccgaagatccaaagaaggtgctagcccaaatccttctacttttcctccgtgtcctctctctgtttcgttttgtgctcccgttttcttcctttcttcgcaactacaccacgtgtcgaacatcgaggcacagtcacctgctttctcttactctcattccttctttttctttcccaaacgcagctgccacaaccgccgccgctgccgctgccacaatcgcagccccttccaccgcactaccttccttcctcccttctctcgcagacataactgctgcatacgcagtcgctgccgctgcgaccgtaatcccgtccgcagcccctttttcaccctttcctttcctttctttcccagctgcaactgccgcagtcgcagtcgcagccatggccgcagccaccacaaccgcagcctcttcttcctctgctactctatttcctctcctacttctcttccaactgcagctgccactgccgcagctgccaccccttctcctcttcctctcttcttcctctccttccctttctcttcttcttcctttccttctcttctttcccagccacagctgcagctgccatcaccgcagccgcagccccttctcctcttcctctcttcttcctctccttccctttctcttcttcttcctttcctttttctctttccctaccacagctgcagctgccatcgccgcagccgcagccccttctcctcttcctctcttcttcctctccttccctttctcttcttcttcctttcctttttctctttccctgccacaactgcagctgccatcgccgcagccgtagccccttctcctcttcctctcttcttcctctccttccctttctcttcttcttcctttcctttttctcttcctctttccctgccatagctgcagctgccacaaccgcagccgcagctacttctttcccttctcctcttccttctccttcctttcttcttcttctctccccgctgcaactgctgcagtcgcggccgcagccacggccgcaacctctccctcctcccctgctcatcttcctcttcttcttctcttccagctgcagctgcaatcgccgcagctgcagccccttcttccccggcgtcacacacaccctctcctctgtttcctctgcaggaaacagaggtatcacacctctttctcttcctcttcttcttcttctcctcttcccctcttcccttttcctccccaaggccacacatctcctcgctgcagccttgccgcagctatcttcttcttcttcttcttcttcttcttcccttttcatcctcaacgccccacacatcctctcctctgtttccacctgtgggaa from Musa acuminata AAA Group cultivar baxijiao chromosome BXJ1-3, Cavendish_Baxijiao_AAA, whole genome shotgun sequence encodes the following:
- the LOC135624114 gene encoding uncharacterized protein LOC135624114, producing the protein MRSEEKKKKREKKRGGRREEEEGEEKKKKKKRRWLQRGLQRGAVGRGEKKRGRRGRREEEEEEEEEERRIAAARLQRGGVWLWGGKGKRRRREGEEEGKERQLQQPGLQHLCFPQVETEERMCGALRMKREEEEEEEEEDSCGKAAARRCVALGRKREEGKRRRRRRGRERGVIPLFPAEETEERVCVTPGKKGLQLRRLQLQLEEKKKRKMSRGGGRGCGRGCGRDCSSCSGERRRRKEGEGRGEGKEVAAAAVVAAAAMAGKEEEKKERKKKRKGRRGRREEEEKGLRLRRWQLQLWQGKRKRKGRRREREGEEEERKRRRGCGCGDGSCSCGREREKGKEEEEKGKERKKRGRGEGAAAAVMAAAAVAGKEEKERKKKRKGRRGRREEEEKGWQLRQWQLQLEEK